The genomic window TTGATATGCAAATTAGTCATGTGATCCGGGGAGAGGATCATATTGCTAATACTGCTAAACAAATTTTGTTGTACGAAGCTTTTGGCACGAAAGCGCCAGAATTTGCCCATACTCCTTTGATTTTGAACATAGAAGGCAAAAAGCTATCTAAACGCGATGGTGTAACTTCGATTTTTGACTTCAAAGAAATGGGTTTTGTCCCCGAAGCATTAGTAAACTACATGACATTGCTCGGTTGGTCGCCTCCAGATTCGACTCAAGAAATATTTAACCTAGAAACCGCCGCGCAGCAATTTGGTTTTGAGCGCGTTAATAAAGCTGGGGCAAAATTTGACTGGGACAAGCTAGATTGGTTAAATAGTCAATACTTGCATAGTATGCCTGCAAGCCAGCTTACAGATTTATTAATTCCCTACTGGCAAAAAGCTGGATATGAATTTGACGAGACAAGCGATCGCTCTTGGCTAGAACAAATTACAAGTTTAATTGGTGCTAGTCTAACGCGCCTTCCCGATGCGGTAGACATGACTAAACTATTTTTTGTTAAATCGCTAGAATATAGCGAAGATGCGGCTAGTGCCTTGCAGCAAGAGGGAGCAAGTACCGTTTTACAAGGCATCCTTGACGCTTTAAATAACACCGCAGATTTTAATGAAGCAGCCATCCAAGAAATTATTAAACAAGTAGTCAAAGAGAAAAATGTCAAAAAAGGTTTAGTAATGCGGAGTTTAAGAGCAGCACTAACAAAAGCTATGCACGGGCCTGATTTGATTCAATCTTGGTTAATTCTGCATCAGCTTGGACAAGATAAAACAAGGTTACAACAGGCGATTGAATTAAAGTAGTTTGTGATATTGATGCCAGTGACGAGCAATATCTATTCGGCGGCAAATCCATACGCGATCGCACCTTTGCACATAATCAAGAAAACGAGCCAAAGAAGCCGCCCTTCCTGGTCTACCAGCTAGGCGACAATGCAATCCTATGCTCATCATCTTGGGGGCGGTTTCGCCCTCCTCGTACAACACATCAAAAGCATCGCGCAAGTAGGCAAAAAACTGATCGCCACTATTAAAACCTTGGGTAGTAGCAAAACGCATATCGTTATTATCCAGGGTGTAGGGAATAACTAAGTGAGGTTTGCCATAGTCCTTTACCCAGTAAGGTAAGTCATCGGCGTAACTATCGGAGTCGTAAAGAAAACCCCCCGCTTCTACTACCAAACGTCGAGTATTTGGACTATTGCGCCCAGTATACCAACCGAGAGGACGGCTACCTGTGATAGAAGTGTGAATTGCGATCGCTTTTTCTAAATGTTCCCGCTCTACATCCTCGCCAAAATATTTATAATCAATCCAACGATAGCCATGACTTGCAATCTCCCAATCGGCTTCTATCATTGCTTCTACGGCTTCTGGGTTGCGCTCTAATGCCATTGCAATACCATAAACGGTAAGAGGGATATTGCGCTCGGTAAATAATCTATGCAGTCGCCAAAAGCCCGCTCTACTGCCATATTCGTAAACCGATTCCATATTCATATGTCGCAACCCGTTTAATGGTTCTGCGCCGACAATTTCTGATAAAAAGGTTTCTGAAGTTAAATCGCCGTGAAGAATACAAGTTTCTCCACCTTCCTCGTAATTAATCACAAACTGTACGGCAATTTTGGCGCGATTGGGCCATTTTGGATCGGGTGGGTTGCGTCCGTACCCAATCATGTCTCGTGGATAGGGCTTTGACATTAGTTTTCTACCAAGTTTAGAAGGCGAAACCAAGCAATTTTGTTTATTTGGGCGATCGCACTAGCTATTTCTGCTTCTATAGTATTTTTTAAACGGCGCTCAAATTCGTTTAAAATGCTGTCTTTAGTCTGATTTTTGACGGCAACTATAAACGGAAACCCAAATTTATCTTTGTAGGTCTGATTGAGCAATTGAAAGTAATCGTATTCTTGAGGAGTTAGCCTATCTAAACCAAGTCCAGATTGTTCTACTACCGAAGCTTCTGCCATTAAAGCTTTGCTGCCTAAGTCAGGATGCGCTCGAATTAAAGCTAGTTGCTCATCAATTGTCATGAGGCTAACTATATCAACCATTTTTTGATATAAGGCAGCTATATCTGCAAACGGGCGATCGCTCCAAGCTTTTTGAGCAATTTCTGGGGTGTGTTCAAACAGAGTTCCCAAAACGCTGACAAATTCCTCCTGGCTCATTTGGTTTAAATCAGTGATGGACTTAGACATATAGAAATTTTAATCAGTAGGTGACTTCGCATTGGTTTTTCGCCTAACAATCTTATCTTTATTTGAATACTGTATACAAAATCTGTTGTTGAATATACAGAAAACAGTAAAAATGTTGCTTAATGTGAGCAGTAATAAGATAAACTCAAAACTTTTGTAAATTCCGGCTGCGTTAATTATTATGCTAGTTACAAAACAACCTGTACTCCGAAAGTTCTGGTATCCGGCAATTCCAACTACAGAGCTTTCAAATAGTCCTAACCCTTTTGAGTTACTGGGTGAAAAAATAGTTATTTGGTTAGATAAAGCCGGGAAACCCGCCGCCGTTCAAGATAGATGCTGTCATCGTTCGGCGCAACTAAGCATTGGTAAGGTGGTAGATGGCAATATTTGCTGTGCTTATCATGGTTGGCAATTTAATAGTGATGGCGCGTGTGTCTGCGTACCACAATTGAAAGATGAGACAATTCCTGCTAATTATAAAATAAAGTCTTATCGCTGTACGGAGCGTTACGGGTATGTTTGGGTATGTTTGGAAGAACCGCTAATCGATCTTCCAGAGATTGACGAAGCCACAAAGCCAGATTACCGATTGCTGCATGAATTTTATGAACTTTGGAAATGTGCAGCCTTGCGGGTAATGGAAAATGAATTTGACTTAGCTCATCCTACGTTTGTACATACTACGACCTTTGGCAGCGAAGAACATCCCATTCCTGAATCGATGAAGCTTACAGAAACAGAATGGGGATTGCACGTACAGGGTGTTTTGGGGGTTGTAAATCCCCAATTGCAACAACAAAACTTGAAAATGGACACAAAACAAACCTTCCGCACCTTAGACATGACTTGGTTTATGCCTTTTACTGTCAAGCTGCAAATTACCTACCCAAACGGATTGACTCACATTATTGTCAATACAATGACACCAATAAATGATTCAACTTCCCAAATGGTGCAGTTTTGCGTCCGTAATGACACCGAAGCAGACACAAAAAGCAGTGATGTAGTTGCTTTTGATCGCGCGGTAACGTTGGAAGACAAGCATATATTAGAAACAACCGATTACGATGTGCCTCTGAGTGTGAGTCAAGAGCAGCATATGTTTACAGATAAACCTGGTATAGTTATGCGTAAAAAGCTGGCGGCTTTATTGAAAGCATACGGCGAAGTAGAGCAAACCAAAAGTAATAATTAACGGGAAGCGTAGGGGCGCAATTAATAAAACGTTATATTTTCTATTTTTGCGCCAAAATATATCAACTTCCTCGGTAAGTGCTGTATGACCAAGGTGAAACTAATAGCGGTACGTGATAGTGAGTAGTAGTGTCTGCAATACCAAATTGAATAGGTACGCGATTAAGAAAGGGCGGGTTAGGTAGTGTTTCAAAATAAGATCCAAAGTAATCGCCAACTATAAAGACTAATTCGTATATTCCAACTGTTAAATCTTCAGTTAGCAATGGGGTATCTGTGCGCCCGTCAGAATTGGTTACAGTAGTTTTTAGTAGGGTTTTTTGCCCCGATTCACTTATTTGCCACAATTCTAGGGTAATTCCTTTGGCTGGACATCCGCGCGCAGTATCTAAAACGTGCGTAGTAAGTTTTCCCATTGTTTAGTTTAATGGCCCAGCTAGGATTGTTTTAGAAATTGCATCCATAATATCTGTTCCATCTTCGTACTTTAGGGCTTCGTACCACTGTTTAGTAACTTCTGGCGCTTTACCGTGAGTCATATCCGATCGCTTTCTAGCTCTAGTAATGATGTCTGCAACGCGATCTTTTCTGGCGGTTTCGTAGCGTTTTAAAGCGTCAGCAACACTGATATTGGTTGTTTGCAAGTAATTTGTCAACACTAAAACATCTTCCATCGCTTGACAGCCACCTTGTCCTAAGTCTGGTGCTGTACCGTGTGCAGAGTCACCTAATAATGCTATGCGATCGCGCACCAATGTTTGCAATGGCTCAATGTCGTGTATTTCCACACGATTAGTCTTCATGGGATCGAGGCACTTAATTAATTTTTGCACGGGTTCTGCCCAACCTTTAAAAAAGCTACTCAATTCTTCTCTATAAGTTTCTGGCGAGCTTACACTACCTTTAGGCATGGGGACATCAAAAAAGAAATAATAGCGATCGCCTCCCACAGGCATCATAGAGGCTCGTTTGTGTTCGCCGACATACACTGCCCAAGTATTACCCGGCGCTAAATCTTCACTAGCAGTCACTAATCCATTCCAATTTACATAGCCCACATAACGCCGCTCAATAATTTTATCTAAAACGTAACTGCGAATTAAAGAGTGAGTTCCATCTGCACCGATCAACACATCTCCGGTAGCTTTACGTCCATCCTCAAAAGTAGCTGTAACGCTGTCAGAATCTTGTTCAACAGCAACACATTTAGCATTAAGTTGAACGTTATTTGCACCCAGGGTATTGAGTAACATTTCCTGTAAATCCGTCCGCGCTACTGGGTACGGTTTTTGCCCTACGCGATCGATTAACGGCTGCAAACTAAAATCTGTGAGCTTTTCCCCGGTATGGCTGTAGTATGCAGTGCGTTCCATTTTGCCGCCAATACTGGCAATTTCTTGGCTTAAACCCAAGCTATTTAAGACTTTAACCCCATTTGACCATAACGAAATTGCCGCCCCTGCTGGACGTATTTTGTTGACTTTTTCGTAGATTTCTACTTCGTATCCAGCTTGACGCAGGGCGATCGCTGCCGTCAATCCTCCCATTCCTGCCCCGATGATTACAACTTTTAAATTTTTCATCTTATAAAAATTCCTTAATTGGTTTAAATCAACTCAAAATTATGCCGTTTTGCTGAGAAAATTTACTCAAAGACCTGCTAGAATGTACTCAAATATACAGAAAGTTTCGTTCATCTTCTATTTAAAAAACCTCTTGAATTAGGGAGAGAAGACGGAAGTAAGGTTAATCCTGAAGGAACGCGCCTCAATTCATAACTATTTGATGAAAGGAAGGAGGACGTTATGAACGTTCAATGGCAACGATACAAAGAGCTAGAGCTAGTTCCCGATAACATCTCTGCGCCAAAGCGCCGTTTTGAGTTATTTCCCTTAGCTGCGGCTTGGCGAAGTCTTGTAAATGCTTTAATGTGGGAACACTTTTACGAGCATCGCACTGATTATCTAGAACGGTGCTGGGAGCTAAACGAGCAAGAAAATCGCTCTTTGGCATTGCAAAAGCTTTTGAGGTTGATGAATTAGACACAACTTGGGCATCGCGGTAGTAAATAACTATTTGTTTTTGTATACTGTATTCAGTATCTAGTATCTACCCTCAATTTTTCAAGAGTATTAAAAGAATTTCTTTTAATACTTTTTGATTTTGTAATATCAATACATAGGCTATTTTAGTAAAAAAAATATTAAGTAGAAATTGACAAACTTACGCCAGTCTACTTTTAAGCTCATTTTTGTTAGTTTGCTACCTGATAATAAATTAACTTAAGCTAATCAATGAAAATAGTATTGTAAAATACAAAACCATTATTTGTCATTGGTGTAACCGACAAAGTATTTATTAAATAAGAGTTGCTGCTAAAGATTTCCCAAAAAATATTTTGTGAATACAAATAGGTTGTAGTTGGAGTTTTTTCGCTTAAAATGCGATCGCTAATTTTTTTACTAAACACTAAGCTTTTTTGTGTACTTAGATACAAACGCAGTTCCTGAGATAAGCTTATTCTGTATGCAGAATACAATGCCGTAGAAGTAGGGCAGAATAAAGACTTTAATAGAGGAAATTTATATGGCTCATGCTGGCACTCATGGAGTAAGTGAGAATGATAGCGATCGCCCAAAGCTGCTTTATGGACTAAACGATAAACCACCCCTTAAAGATTCAATCTTTGCGGAAGTTATGAAAGATACGGCTAGGGCGGAAATAAAATAAATCGCTTTGTCTACCTTAGAGCGCGATCGCACTGATTGAAATAATTTTTGGGTGTGGGGAGTATTCATGAATAATCGACAATTTAAACTGGTTGCTGCAACCAGAGTTTTAACGTGCCTATTGATGGGAGTTTTGGGGATGTCTGCGCGATCGCCTGTAGTCGCCCAAGAACTTCAACCAATGTCTGAAGCAGAAATATCACAAGTTACCTCTGTATCTCAATTATCCGATGTACAGCCTACAGATTGGGCATTTCAGGCATTGCAATCATTGGTAGAAAGGTATGGTTGCATTGCTGGGTATCCCGATGGTACTTATAGAGGAAACCGTGCTTTAACTAGATACGAGTTTGCGGCGGGTTTAAATGCTTGTTTAGATAAAGTCAACGAATTAATCGCAACGGGTACTAGCAATTTAGCTAGTAAAAATGACTTAATTACTCTACAACGCTTACAAGAAGAATTTGCCGCCGAACTTGCCTCATTACGAGGGCGAGTCGATGCTTTAGAAGCCCAAACCGCCGAACTTGAAGCCAATCAATTTTCCACTACAACCAAGCTAACAGGAAATATTTTTGTTAATGTTACCGGGGCGTTTGCGGAGGGAGATATTTTAGCTGAAGGAGAGACGGTTTTTAGAACTCAACCGAGAACAAGCCCCAATGCTTTACGGCGAGTTACGGAAGATCCAAATATTACTCTCAGCAATTATGTTTTTCTCAACTTCACTACTTCCTTTACAGGCAAAGATAGCTTAGTCACGCAATTAGTAACTGGAAATGGCGACTCTCCAGCTAATAGATTTGCTTCGGCGGGTTTGTACAACACCCTTGGCGTACCTTATACCGATCAAACTGGGGTAACGGGAGGAACGGGGAGAGTTGTGTTGCGAGAATTATTTTATAATTTCCCCATCGGCGAATCTTTGCGGGTAGTAGTTGGCCCAAGAGTTAATTGGTATCGCTACTTTGACAACAACCGTTTTACCTTCTATTTAACTGGCGCTGGTAGTTTTAACTCCAGTGGTAGCACGTTATTAAACGCTGTAGATAGAGGTTCAGGGGCGGCGGTATTATGGCAAATAAGCGATCGCCTAAAACTCAACGTAGCTTACTTAGGCGAAAATACAGAATTTCTTACCAGCAACTTATTTAACTCCTCTAGCAACCCTAGCCAAGGCTTGTTTAGCCCTACAAATACCTTGACGGCAGAATTGACAGTTTCACCGATCAAGAGCTTAAATTTGCGCTTTTTGTATAACCGATCTCATGTAAGAGCGATCGCCGGACAAGTTGGCGGCGCAATTGGCGAACCTATTTATGGCTTTGCTGATGATGGTTTTGATGGCTCTATTGACAATGCCACAGGCGATACTTATGCTTTCAACTTTGATTGGTTAGTTACTTCTGGTTTCGGTTTATTTGGACGCTATGCTTACGGGAGTACAAATATAGAGCCTTTAAATGCAAGTAGACCAAATGGCGAAGTAAACGCGCAAACAATTCAAGTAGGGGCAGCATTTCCTGACTTAGGCAAAGAAGGAGCATTATTTACCCTTTCTTATCTCATTCCCTTTTCTGTCGTAGATGGGCGAAACTTTCTAGTATCCGGTGGCGGTGATGGCGGCGTGCAGTACGAATTTGAAGCTACTTATTTTTATCCGTTAAGCCAAAATATTGCTTTAGTTCCAGCTTTTTACTGGATTGGCAACCCCAATAATTTTAGCGGCAATCCAAATATTTATGTGGCTAATTTACGCGCTCAATTTAGCTTCTAGTTAAAATAGTTGTGCTGGCGCTACTTAATATCTGCCCCCGTGAAAAATATCACTTGTTCGCTATTATTAGCAATGAATGTGTGGCTACCATTGCCAGGTGCGATCGCAACAGAAACTAACTCTGTTACACCCCAAGATCAAACAAACCAAAAGCTACAAAAACGACTAGCAGAACTCCAACGCGATCGCCAATTAATTGCAGCAGATAGCCTATACCTAGGCGGACAATTTGCCGCCGCCGAAAAAATTTATCGCCAAGTCAAAACACCCCTCGCTCAAAGCATTGAGCCAAAAACCCCCGAACCCGTATTAGATCCGGCTTACTTATCCCCCGCCGGAAAAGTATACTGGCGCGAAACTCGAGCAGGGGTTGCCCAAAATCTGCAAACAAGGACGCTTGTACCATTAAGACTATTAGTTGAACAGTATCCTGAATTTATCCCCGGACATCTGCGTTTAGCCGAAATTCTTACTAAGTACGACAAATCTGAGGATGCTTTAGCAGTTTTAGAAAAAGCCAGCGCCCTCTATCCCACCCAACCGGAAATTGTCAAAGCTAAAATTGCCGCCTTAGCCGCCGAAAAAAAATGGATGGAAGCCTCGCTAACCGCGCGTCAATTTGCTTTGCTTAACTATAACCAACCCCAGCAAACAGAATTTACATTAATAGCGGAAGAAAATTTAAAACGCTACAAATCGCATTTAAGAGGGCAATTACGGGGAAATGCGATCGCAAATGTGATTACAGGCGCATTAGGTTACGCGCTTACCGGAAGTATTTTCGGGCCAATTTCCGCCGTCCAAACTACCGCGATGCTATTGCAAGGCGAGTCATCAGTGGGTAAATCTGTCTCCAAACAAGCCCGTAAGCAGTTAGAGATGGTAGAAGATCCAGACGTTGTAAATTATGTCAATGAAATTGGACAAAAGCTGGCGGTAGTAGCTGGGCGCAATGATTTTGAATACGAATTTTTTGTGATTATGGACGACGACTTAAATGCCTTTGCTTTACCTGGGGGTAAAGTATTTGTCAATGCTGGATCTGTCGCTAAAACTAATTCTGAAGCCGAACTTGCAGGATTACTCGCCCATGAATTGTCTCATGCAGTTTTGTCTCACGGCTTTCAATTAGTCGCCGAAGGCAACTTAGTTGCCAATGTGACCCAGTACGTCCCTTTAGGTAACACTGTTGCTAATCTATTTGTCCTCAACTACAGTCGGGACATGGAAAAGCAAGCAGACACTTTAGGAACGCGGCTGTTGTCTTCTACAGGCTACGCGGCGGATGGATTGCGCAACTTGATGATTATTTTAGAAGCACAAGAAAAAAATAATCCGCCTAGTTGGTTATCTTCCCACCCAGCCACAGAAAACCGCGTAGACTACTTAGAAAAGCTAATCGTGCGTAACCAGTACAATCGCTATGCTTATGAAGGAGTAGGGCAACACGCCGAAATTAAAGCAAAAGTAAAAAAACTTTTGGTCGAACAGAAACACGTTGACTAAAAAAAACGTCAAGAATGAAGAATGGTTGCAAAGCTGAAAAAAAGAGTCGTTTAACGAAATTAACAGGGGTTTTATGTCACCAAACAAGTTTAAGTTCCCAATAAAAAGTTTGAGTTTAGTTCTCGGTGCGGCTTTTATGCTAGGTCAAAACAGTCTAATAGCCACGGCTCAAACTCCCTCAGATGTGGTGGTCGATACCGACTCCAATAGTGGCTCTAATAACGGCTCAAATCCTATTTACGATCGCAATACTCGTTTTGGATGCCAGACTAATAACGGTCAATACACCGTGATGTACTTCCCTGAAAGTCAACCAAATCAAGCTTTTGCTTGGGCAACTCCATCACAATTGGGTGGTGGTTGGAATCCGCAAAAACGCTGCGCCGAAATCGCTAGACGACTAGAGCAGTACCGACCAGACGGTTTAATTGAACTAACTACCGATGTGGAAAATGGCTACAACACCGTTTGTGTGACCACTGAAAAAGTTCCTGGCTGTCGGATTGTCCTTACTGTACCTCCCGGACAAGATCCTTTGACTACCCGCGATCGCGTTTTTGAAAATTTGACCGTAGCCGATAGCGGACAACAAACTCAAGGAGTTTATACCTACAGCGCCGGACGAGGTAATAGTCAAGTAGACAAACTAATTAACAGAGGGAGAGCAATTTTAGGTGGCGCAAATAATCGCCAGTCAAGTAGCGCTATCAATCTGCGACCGTTTTTAGATCGCGCCGATGGTGGAACTGGTGCAATGCTCAACAACGGCGTACCCACAAAAAAACAGCGTCAGCAGAACCAGCGCCAACGCCAGCTAAATCCAGGTAGTTTCCGCTAATACATTATTTAAGTTGCCAGAGTAAGTTAAATTTGGGTGGAAAACAAACTTACTCTGGCTCAATAAAAAATGTTTAATCAACAGCGCATTGAACTACAGCCCGGTCAAGAATCCGTCTGGGATTACCCGCGTCCGCCTCGCTTAGAAGATACAAATAAGCATATTCAAATTATATTCAATCAAGTTGCGATCGCCGATACCCATCAGGCAAAGCGGGTATTAGAAACAAGTCATCCACCTGTTTATTACATTCCACAGTGCGACTTATTAACGGAGCATCTAGTATTAATGCCTCATTCTAGTTGGTGCGAGTGGAAAGGTAGAGCCGCCTACTACACGGTATTAGTAGGTGAAAAGCAAGAACAAAATGCTGCTTGGTTTTATCCCGCTCCCACAACGGAATTTGCCGCCATCAAAGATTATGTAGCTTTCTATCCGCACTTAATGGATGCTTGTTATGTAGATGGTGAAAAAGTGCAGCCTCAACCAGGAGATTTTTATGGTGGCTGGATTACAAGCGATATTGTTGGGCCATTTAAGGGTGCAGCCGGAACTTGGGGCTGGTAGATGGGTTTAAAACCGTTCGCCAATCGGTAGTCCTAAAGATGTAAGGATGAGTTGTAGTGGTGAACAAAATACCAAATTGCACCAATATGATTATCTAACTTTTTGGAAAATGATCATGTCTTCCTCACTAATCGTGACTCGCGTTGACGCAAGGTACAGTTAAACCGCTCAATATAGCTAGTTTTGCCACTATCCTTGCTAACGCTTTGATGTCATTTGCCTCCGGAAAATATAGTCGTAAGCTGACCAGAAATCCGTGGAGGATACAGCACACTGTCGATATACTGCGGGCAAAGCATCCCACAATCCTTGCGCCCCCACGGCTACGAGTTCCAACAGACACCCAACAATTTCTCGTGTTTCAATAGGCATCTCCGAAATATATGTATTTTATAATAGAAGGATATTAAATGAGCTTTTAACGCCAGGAAACTAAGCTGTTCAGCATTTAAACAGGGTATAGTATAAATTATATTTTAGCTAATTTATTGCAATATGCCAGCGAAAAATCATCTCAATTTTGAGTAAGTAAAAAAACTACAGCAAGCCTTAAAAGCAGAAGACAATAGAGATATTAGAGAAAGAATTCTGATTTTATTATTGCTCAATGACGGAAAAACCCAAGCAAAAATTGCCAAGTTTTTGGGTTGCTCTGTAAATAAGGTATCTTACTGGTGCGTTCATGGAAACCCGGAAAATCTAGAAAGCTTTGTAGATGAAAGGATGAAGGGAAACCATAGAAAAGCGACGGAAAAATACCTAGAAATATTATTAGAAACCGTAGAGAAACCGCCGGAAGAATTTGGGTATGAGTTTGGGCGATGGACAGCGCAAAGATTAGCAACATATTTAGAAAATATTACGGGTATTAAATTAAGTGGTTCTCAGGTTCGGAGGATATTAAAGCAAAAAAAGTATGTATACCTTTGGGCAAAATATAGCTTAGAGTTAAAAAGAGATTCGGAAAAAAGAAAAGCTTTTAATAATAAAATAGCAGAATATTTAAAAATAACAAAAGAAAGTTCAGAGCGTTTACAAGTATGGTTTTGGGATGAAAGTGGTTTTAGTTTAAGAGTGATTAGAAGAAAGACGTGGTGTAAAAAAGGAACCCGAAAAAAGGTCAGAGGAGATAGAAGAAAAGGAAGAATTAACGTAATGGGTGGTCTAAGGTACTCCGACAAGAAAAAGTTCGTAGAATTTCTAGAAAAAAGCAATGCAGGTAGTTTTTACAGCGTGCTAAAAGTTTTTTATCAAAAGCTAATTTATGAATGGGTAGAAGCCGGAAATCAAGCAAAAGACTTCACAGAAAAGGGAGCGAAGATAGTAATCATTCTTGATAATGCGAGTTTTCACAAACAAAAAAAGTGCCTTGAAAAGATTTCCATAGAAATGCCCAATCTTTACTTAGAATTTCTCCCAGAATACAGTCCAGATTATAACTTGATAGAGTTGGTCTGGCATTCAACAAAAGGATATGTAGCTAATCGACTATTTCAATCAATTGAAGAGCTAGAGCATTTATTACATCAGCTTTTAAATGAAGGAGAGTTGGTTATTAAGTAGTAACGAAAACTCAAAAACAAGGGCAATGCTTTTATCACAGTTTAAATGCACAACAGCTTAGTGAGGATAGCATCATCGATTGCTGTATATTGAGCTTTTTTACCTTTAACTTTGTATTCCACGACTAGCACTGTTTTAACCTCGTTGTTAAACTTATTCGTTTTCGACCTATCCATATACTAATATGAATGTATATCGATTGTGTAGCCAAAATGAAAACTAAACAATTACGTTTTAGATTGTCCGATAGAAGATTCTGGAAATTGCAGTTATATGCCAGTCAGCATGATAAAACAATGACGCAGGTGATTGAAGAGTTGCTTGACACTTTGCCAGAACCGAAAATGCCTGAAGGCAGGATAAATCCTGCTAACTAGCCTTCATCCCCAGTCTGAAGTACGGAATGCGGTACTACGTATCTGTTCCTCCGGGGTTTTCGGCATCCACCTTATAAGTAAGTTTTACTTAAACGGGCGATCGCTGCTATAATTGTCGAATACGTGGGTATGTAGCTCAGTGGATAGAGCATCAGATTCCGGTTCTGAGGGTCGGGGGTTCAAATCCCTCCATACTCGTTTTAACAAAAGCCTTGAAACACAATTGTTTCAAGGCTTTTAATTTTAAAATAGCAAAATTTTTAAGCGTCTTTAAAGATATAAAGCCGAAGAAATTACCCTTCAGTATCTTTAAAACTCTGAACTATC from Synechocystis sp. PCC 7509 includes these protein-coding regions:
- a CDS encoding M48 family metallopeptidase, whose product is MNVWLPLPGAIATETNSVTPQDQTNQKLQKRLAELQRDRQLIAADSLYLGGQFAAAEKIYRQVKTPLAQSIEPKTPEPVLDPAYLSPAGKVYWRETRAGVAQNLQTRTLVPLRLLVEQYPEFIPGHLRLAEILTKYDKSEDALAVLEKASALYPTQPEIVKAKIAALAAEKKWMEASLTARQFALLNYNQPQQTEFTLIAEENLKRYKSHLRGQLRGNAIANVITGALGYALTGSIFGPISAVQTTAMLLQGESSVGKSVSKQARKQLEMVEDPDVVNYVNEIGQKLAVVAGRNDFEYEFFVIMDDDLNAFALPGGKVFVNAGSVAKTNSEAELAGLLAHELSHAVLSHGFQLVAEGNLVANVTQYVPLGNTVANLFVLNYSRDMEKQADTLGTRLLSSTGYAADGLRNLMIILEAQEKNNPPSWLSSHPATENRVDYLEKLIVRNQYNRYAYEGVGQHAEIKAKVKKLLVEQKHVD
- a CDS encoding DUF427 domain-containing protein; the encoded protein is MFNQQRIELQPGQESVWDYPRPPRLEDTNKHIQIIFNQVAIADTHQAKRVLETSHPPVYYIPQCDLLTEHLVLMPHSSWCEWKGRAAYYTVLVGEKQEQNAAWFYPAPTTEFAAIKDYVAFYPHLMDACYVDGEKVQPQPGDFYGGWITSDIVGPFKGAAGTWGW
- a CDS encoding COP23 domain-containing protein, coding for MSPNKFKFPIKSLSLVLGAAFMLGQNSLIATAQTPSDVVVDTDSNSGSNNGSNPIYDRNTRFGCQTNNGQYTVMYFPESQPNQAFAWATPSQLGGGWNPQKRCAEIARRLEQYRPDGLIELTTDVENGYNTVCVTTEKVPGCRIVLTVPPGQDPLTTRDRVFENLTVADSGQQTQGVYTYSAGRGNSQVDKLINRGRAILGGANNRQSSSAINLRPFLDRADGGTGAMLNNGVPTKKQRQQNQRQRQLNPGSFR